In one Massilia endophytica genomic region, the following are encoded:
- a CDS encoding VOC family protein, translating to MQAQPLIAVSDVEASSRWYQSVLGLRSRHGGKEYEQLLWGDLMVLQLHRWGAHHHPHLGDPEKRPYGNGALLWFYTEDFDEAVDRIAAAGATVLEGPKENSNAQHREIWLRDPEGYVVVVAGPYGDVGM from the coding sequence ATGCAAGCGCAACCTTTGATTGCCGTGAGCGATGTGGAAGCATCGAGCCGCTGGTATCAGTCCGTGCTGGGCCTGCGCAGCCGCCATGGGGGCAAGGAATACGAACAGCTGCTGTGGGGCGACCTCATGGTACTCCAGCTGCACCGCTGGGGCGCCCACCATCATCCCCATCTGGGCGATCCCGAAAAGCGGCCTTACGGGAACGGCGCGCTGCTGTGGTTCTATACCGAGGATTTCGACGAGGCCGTGGACCGCATTGCGGCCGCCGGGGCCACCGTCCTGGAAGGGCCCAAGGAAAACAGCAATGCCCAGCACAGGGAAATCTGGCTGCGCGATCCCGAGGGTTATGTGGTGGTGGTCGCCGGGCCCTATGGCGATGTCGGCATGTAG
- a CDS encoding LysR family transcriptional regulator, which produces MKSDLEFFVLLAKLGSLSAAARELGITPPAATRRLMTMEQRLGVRLANRSTRRVSLTSEGELYLVQATQILADIQAMEESVRSSRAAPKGLLRVNATLGFGRTTIAPLVSRFARRYPEVEVQLQLTDRAINLVEEAFDLGIRFGELPDTRLTARRIMSNRRFLCAAPSYLKKHGTPASPAELAQHDCILHRQNDDAYMSWKLSKGRKTETVKVRGKLSSNDGDVVLGWALDGHGILPRSEWDAAKYLESGRLQVVLPDYALPSADLYAYYPSRQHQPAKLRAFIDFLAGELAA; this is translated from the coding sequence GTGAAAAGCGATCTGGAATTCTTCGTGCTGCTGGCGAAGCTGGGCAGCCTGTCCGCTGCAGCCCGTGAGCTGGGCATCACGCCGCCGGCCGCCACGCGCCGCCTCATGACCATGGAACAGCGCCTCGGCGTGCGCCTGGCCAACCGCAGCACGCGGCGCGTGAGCCTGACCAGCGAGGGCGAACTGTATCTGGTGCAGGCCACTCAGATCCTGGCGGATATCCAGGCCATGGAAGAATCCGTGCGCAGCAGCCGCGCGGCGCCAAAGGGCCTGCTGCGCGTGAACGCCACGCTGGGCTTCGGCCGCACCACCATCGCGCCGCTGGTATCACGCTTCGCCCGCCGCTACCCTGAGGTCGAAGTGCAGCTCCAGTTGACGGACCGCGCCATCAACCTGGTGGAGGAAGCCTTCGACCTCGGCATCCGCTTCGGCGAGCTGCCGGACACGCGGCTGACGGCGCGCCGCATCATGTCCAACCGGCGATTCCTGTGCGCCGCGCCTTCCTATCTCAAGAAGCACGGCACGCCTGCATCGCCTGCCGAACTGGCGCAGCACGACTGCATCCTGCACCGCCAGAATGACGACGCCTACATGAGCTGGAAACTGAGCAAGGGCCGCAAGACGGAAACCGTGAAGGTGCGCGGCAAGCTGTCGAGCAACGACGGCGATGTGGTGCTGGGCTGGGCGCTGGACGGCCACGGCATCCTCCCGCGCTCCGAATGGGATGCGGCGAAATACCTCGAGAGCGGGCGGCTGCAGGTGGTGCTGCCGGACTACGCCCTGCCCTCCGCCGACCTGTATGCCTACTATCCCAGCCGCCAGCACCAGCCGGCCAAACTGCGCGCCTTCATCGACTTCCTGGCGGGCGAGCTCGCGGCCTGA
- the dapC gene encoding succinyldiaminopimelate transaminase — translation MNPLLDKLQPYPFEKLRQLFAAVKPNPEYRAISLGIGEPKHPTPAFIQQALTENLAGLANYPLTAGSDALRGAIAAWLERRYDLPALDTATQVLPVNGSREALFALAQAVIDPKAGALVVCPNPFYQIYEGAAYLAGAEPYFVNSDPARNFAPDFDTVPEEVWKRVQLLYICSPGNPTGAVLTLTDWEHLFALSERYNFIIAADECYSEIYHGDEPPMGAMQAAHILGLAGVERPYARLVMFSSLSKRSNVPGMRSGFVAGDADVLKKFLLYRTYHGGAMSPPVQAASIAAWNDETHVEANREQYRAKFDAITPLLQEVMDVALPDAGFYLWADVSRTGLSDTEFAQRLYASHSVTVLPGSYLAREAHGVNPGRNRIRMALVAETAEGLEAAQRIVQFCKTLTTQ, via the coding sequence GTGAATCCTCTTCTCGACAAGCTGCAACCGTATCCGTTCGAAAAGCTGCGCCAGCTCTTCGCCGCCGTCAAGCCCAATCCCGAGTACCGCGCCATCAGCCTTGGTATCGGTGAACCGAAACATCCCACGCCTGCCTTCATCCAGCAGGCGCTGACCGAAAACCTCGCCGGTTTGGCGAACTATCCGCTCACCGCAGGAAGCGACGCGCTGCGCGGCGCCATCGCCGCCTGGCTGGAGCGCCGCTACGACCTGCCTGCGCTGGACACGGCCACCCAGGTGCTGCCCGTGAACGGCTCGCGCGAGGCGCTCTTCGCGCTCGCCCAGGCGGTGATCGATCCGAAGGCAGGCGCGCTGGTGGTGTGCCCGAATCCCTTCTATCAGATCTACGAAGGCGCGGCCTATCTGGCGGGCGCGGAGCCTTACTTCGTGAACTCCGACCCGGCCCGCAACTTCGCGCCCGACTTCGACACCGTGCCGGAAGAGGTCTGGAAACGCGTCCAGCTGCTGTACATCTGCTCGCCCGGCAATCCCACCGGGGCCGTGCTGACGCTGACGGACTGGGAGCACCTGTTCGCCCTGTCCGAGCGCTACAACTTCATCATCGCGGCGGACGAGTGCTATTCCGAAATCTATCACGGCGATGAACCGCCCATGGGCGCCATGCAGGCCGCCCACATCCTGGGCCTCGCAGGCGTGGAACGCCCGTATGCCCGCCTGGTGATGTTCTCCAGCCTCTCCAAGCGCTCCAATGTGCCGGGCATGCGCTCCGGCTTCGTTGCAGGCGATGCGGACGTCCTGAAAAAATTCCTGCTGTACCGCACCTATCACGGCGGGGCCATGAGCCCTCCCGTGCAGGCTGCGTCCATCGCGGCCTGGAACGACGAAACCCATGTCGAGGCCAACCGCGAACAGTACCGCGCCAAGTTCGACGCCATCACCCCGCTGCTGCAGGAAGTGATGGATGTCGCCCTGCCCGACGCCGGCTTCTACCTGTGGGCCGACGTGAGCCGCACCGGCCTGTCGGACACCGAATTCGCGCAGCGCCTCTACGCCAGCCACAGCGTGACCGTGCTGCCCGGCAGCTACCTGGCGCGCGAAGCGCATGGCGTCAACCCTGGCCGCAACCGCATCCGCATGGCGCTCGTCGCCGAAACGGCGGAAGGCCTGGAAGCTGCGCAGCGCATCGTCCAATTCTGCAAAACCCTGACCACTCAATAA
- a CDS encoding MerR family transcriptional regulator, giving the protein MRIGDLAAASGISRDTLRFYEKRGLLRARRGANGYRDYPEEAVDWLRYLRTAQSLGFTLSEIEADLPLLSGGGSTAAALRAALAAKLEEIDRRISGLQALRGELSLRLGEDMAACPLRP; this is encoded by the coding sequence ATGCGCATCGGCGACCTGGCCGCGGCCAGCGGCATCAGCCGCGATACCCTGCGCTTCTACGAGAAGCGCGGCCTGCTGCGCGCGCGGCGCGGCGCGAACGGCTACCGCGACTATCCCGAGGAAGCGGTGGACTGGCTGCGCTACCTGCGCACCGCCCAGTCGCTCGGCTTCACGCTCAGCGAGATCGAAGCGGACCTGCCCCTGCTCTCCGGCGGCGGCAGCACGGCCGCCGCCCTGCGCGCGGCGCTGGCTGCGAAGCTGGAGGAGATCGACCGGCGCATCTCCGGGCTGCAGGCGCTGCGCGGGGAGCTGTCCCTGCGGCTGGGCGAAGACATGGCGGCCTGTCCCCTGCGCCCCTGA
- a CDS encoding PilT/PilU family type 4a pilus ATPase yields the protein MAMDRLFQLMKEKSASDMFFAVNSPVHIKINGNLVPVNQQKLENENILQLLGEICTREQLQELESTNELNTGFSVPGTGRFRLSAFRQRGSISCVFRFVPANIPALGELGLPEVLADLIMEKRGLLLLVGSTGSGKSTTIAAMLDHRNEQKTGHILTLEDPIEYLFQNKKSIVNQREIGADAKDFYTALRNSMRQAPDCILIGEIRDKETMAAALAYAQSGHLVLATLHANNSYNALNRIISFYPIENRAALLQDLSSTVKAIVSQRLIRSSDGGKRTPAVEVLVNTRLIGEMIEKGEIGEIKEALEKSLSPGSQSFEQALFRLFKEGRITQEEALANADSATNLLWLLNNATDAKPAEGEKEAKPAAAETSFTEFTLNT from the coding sequence ATGGCGATGGACCGCTTGTTCCAGCTGATGAAGGAAAAAAGTGCATCGGATATGTTCTTTGCGGTGAACTCGCCGGTCCACATCAAGATCAACGGCAACCTCGTTCCCGTGAACCAGCAGAAGCTGGAGAACGAGAACATCCTGCAGCTGCTGGGCGAAATCTGCACGCGCGAGCAGCTGCAGGAGCTGGAATCGACCAATGAACTGAACACCGGTTTTTCGGTGCCGGGAACGGGACGGTTCCGTCTTTCCGCCTTCCGCCAGCGCGGCAGCATCTCCTGCGTGTTCCGCTTTGTGCCCGCGAACATTCCGGCGCTGGGCGAACTGGGGCTGCCGGAAGTGCTGGCGGACCTCATCATGGAAAAGCGCGGCCTGCTGCTGCTGGTGGGCTCCACCGGTTCCGGCAAGTCCACCACCATCGCGGCCATGCTGGACCACCGCAACGAGCAGAAGACGGGGCATATCCTCACGCTGGAAGACCCCATCGAGTACCTGTTCCAGAACAAGAAGTCCATCGTGAACCAGCGCGAGATCGGCGCGGACGCAAAGGACTTCTACACGGCCCTGCGCAACTCCATGCGCCAGGCGCCGGACTGCATCCTGATCGGCGAGATCCGCGACAAGGAAACCATGGCTGCGGCGCTGGCCTATGCCCAGTCGGGCCACCTGGTGCTGGCCACCCTGCACGCCAACAACAGCTACAACGCGCTGAACCGCATCATCAGCTTCTACCCCATCGAGAACCGGGCGGCGCTGCTGCAGGATCTCTCGTCCACCGTGAAGGCGATTGTGTCCCAGCGCCTGATCCGCTCTTCGGACGGCGGCAAGCGCACACCTGCGGTGGAAGTGCTGGTCAACACGCGCCTGATCGGCGAGATGATCGAGAAAGGCGAGATCGGCGAAATCAAGGAAGCACTGGAAAAGAGCCTGTCGCCGGGTTCGCAGTCCTTCGAGCAGGCCCTGTTCCGCCTCTTCAAGGAAGGGAGGATCACCCAGGAAGAAGCGCTCGCCAACGCGGACTCCGCCACCAACCTCCTCTGGCTCCTCAACAACGCCACCGACGCCAAACCCGCCGAAGGCGAAAAGGAAGCCAAGCCCGCCGCCGCCGAAACCTCCTTCACCGAGTTCACCCTCAACACCTGA
- the dapD gene encoding 2,3,4,5-tetrahydropyridine-2,6-dicarboxylate N-succinyltransferase: MTQQLQQIIDQAWDNRAEINPSNGSAELRDAVSHVLAALDNGSLRVAQKDSGAWVVNQWVKKAVLLSFRLENNVVLPSDGTMQFYDKVPTKFANYTADDFAKGGFRVVPPAVARRGSFIGKNVVLMPSYVNIGAYVDEGAMVDTWATVGSCAQIGKNVHLSGGVGIGGVLEPMQANPTIIEDNCFIGARSEIVEGVIVEENSVISMGVYIGQSTKIYDRSTGEVSYGRVPSGSVVVSGSLPSDDGKYSLYCAVIVKRVDAQTRAKTGINELLRGV; this comes from the coding sequence ATGACTCAACAACTTCAGCAAATCATCGACCAGGCCTGGGACAACCGCGCCGAGATCAATCCTTCCAACGGCAGCGCCGAGCTGCGCGACGCCGTGTCGCACGTGCTGGCCGCGCTGGACAACGGCAGCCTGCGCGTGGCGCAGAAGGATTCGGGCGCCTGGGTGGTGAACCAGTGGGTCAAGAAGGCCGTGCTGCTGTCCTTCCGCCTGGAGAACAACGTGGTGCTGCCGTCGGACGGCACCATGCAGTTCTACGACAAGGTGCCAACCAAGTTCGCCAACTACACGGCCGACGATTTCGCCAAGGGCGGCTTCCGCGTGGTGCCGCCAGCCGTGGCGCGCCGCGGCTCCTTCATCGGCAAGAACGTGGTGCTGATGCCTTCCTACGTCAACATCGGCGCCTACGTCGATGAAGGCGCCATGGTGGACACCTGGGCCACCGTGGGCTCCTGCGCGCAGATCGGCAAGAACGTGCACCTGTCCGGCGGCGTGGGCATCGGGGGCGTGCTGGAGCCGATGCAGGCCAATCCGACCATCATCGAAGACAACTGCTTCATCGGCGCCCGCTCCGAGATCGTGGAAGGCGTGATCGTGGAAGAGAACTCGGTGATCTCGATGGGCGTCTACATCGGCCAGTCCACCAAGATTTACGACCGCTCGACCGGCGAGGTAAGCTACGGCCGCGTGCCTTCCGGTTCCGTAGTGGTGTCGGGCTCCCTGCCTTCCGACGACGGCAAGTACAGCCTGTACTGCGCCGTGATCGTCAAGCGCGTGGACGCGCAGACCCGCGCCAAGACCGGCATCAACGAACTGCTGCGCGGCGTATAA
- the dapE gene encoding succinyl-diaminopimelate desuccinylase, which produces MTASRTLALTEKLIGLSSVTPEDKGCQDQLIHLLEPLGFQCETIQSGEVTNLWARKGTEQPLLVFAGHTDVVPTGPVEQWASEPFYPTHRDGKLYGRGTADMKTSIAAMVVACEEFIAAHPDHKGSIAFLITSDEEGPATDGTVVVCNKLKERGVKLDYCIVGEPTSSQTLGDMIKNGRRGSLSGCLTVKGVQGHIAYPQLAKNPIHLAAPAMADLVAEVWDEGNEYYLPTSWQMSNIKAGTGANNVIPGEMVIDFNFRFSTASTADSLKERVHAILDRHGLEYDLKWTLSGLPFLTPRGTLSTAICEAIKDETGVDTELSTTGGTSDGRFIAQICPQVIEFGPPNGSIHKIDEHIEVRFIDPLKNIYRRTLENLLR; this is translated from the coding sequence ATGACCGCTTCCCGTACCCTCGCGCTGACCGAAAAACTGATCGGCCTTTCCTCCGTCACCCCTGAAGACAAAGGCTGCCAGGACCAGCTGATCCACCTGCTGGAGCCGCTGGGCTTCCAGTGCGAGACCATCCAGTCCGGCGAGGTCACGAACCTGTGGGCGCGCAAGGGCACGGAACAGCCGCTGCTGGTCTTCGCCGGCCACACCGACGTGGTGCCCACCGGCCCAGTCGAGCAGTGGGCGTCGGAACCCTTCTACCCCACCCACCGCGACGGCAAGCTGTATGGGCGCGGCACGGCGGACATGAAGACCTCCATCGCCGCCATGGTCGTGGCCTGCGAAGAGTTCATCGCCGCGCATCCGGACCACAAGGGCTCCATCGCCTTCCTCATCACGAGCGACGAGGAAGGCCCGGCCACGGACGGCACGGTCGTCGTATGCAACAAGCTGAAGGAACGGGGCGTAAAGCTGGATTACTGCATCGTGGGCGAACCCACCTCCAGCCAGACCCTGGGCGACATGATCAAGAACGGCCGCCGCGGCTCGCTCTCCGGCTGCCTTACCGTCAAGGGCGTGCAGGGCCATATCGCCTACCCCCAGCTGGCGAAGAATCCCATCCACCTCGCCGCCCCTGCCATGGCCGACCTGGTGGCCGAAGTCTGGGACGAAGGGAACGAATACTACCTGCCCACTTCCTGGCAGATGTCCAACATCAAGGCAGGCACCGGCGCGAACAACGTCATTCCGGGCGAGATGGTCATCGACTTCAACTTCCGCTTCTCCACCGCCAGCACGGCGGACAGCCTGAAGGAGCGCGTGCACGCGATCCTGGACCGCCACGGCCTCGAATACGACCTGAAGTGGACGCTGAGCGGCCTGCCCTTCCTCACGCCGCGCGGCACCCTGTCCACCGCCATCTGTGAAGCGATCAAGGATGAAACGGGCGTGGACACCGAGCTCTCCACCACCGGCGGCACCTCGGACGGGCGGTTTATCGCCCAGATCTGCCCTCAGGTGATAGAATTCGGCCCGCCCAACGGCAGCATCCACAAGATCGACGAGCACATCGAAGTGCGCTTCATCGACCCGCTGAAAAACATCTACCGCCGCACGCTGGAAAACCTGCTGCGCTGA
- the motA gene encoding flagellar motor stator protein MotA, with translation MLVIFGFIVVMASVLGGFALQGGHLAALFQPTELLIIGGAALGAFFVANDGKAIRATLNSIPTLFQTSRYTKGMYMDLMSLMFELLTKVRKEGLMSVEGDVDDPYDSPIFTRYPRIMEDGHILEFITDYLRLMISGNMDAFQIENLMDNEIETHHEDAELPVNTIQSMAEAMPAFGIVAAVVGVVHTMASVGLPPSELGVLIAGALVGTFIGILLSYGFVGPLAQLLRRKHMEQAKMYQCVKVTLLASLNGYAPALSVEFGRKVISATERPSFLELDKQVRTVKVK, from the coding sequence GTGCTGGTTATTTTCGGATTCATCGTGGTCATGGCCTCGGTGCTGGGCGGTTTTGCCCTTCAGGGCGGCCATCTCGCGGCCCTGTTCCAGCCCACCGAACTGCTGATCATCGGCGGAGCGGCGCTGGGCGCCTTCTTCGTGGCCAACGACGGCAAGGCGATCAGGGCCACGCTCAACTCCATCCCCACCCTGTTCCAGACCTCGCGCTACACCAAGGGCATGTACATGGACCTCATGTCCCTGATGTTCGAGCTGCTGACCAAGGTGCGCAAGGAAGGTCTGATGTCGGTGGAAGGCGATGTGGACGATCCGTACGACAGCCCGATCTTCACCCGCTACCCGCGCATCATGGAAGACGGCCATATCCTCGAATTCATCACCGACTACCTGCGCCTCATGATCTCGGGGAACATGGACGCCTTCCAGATCGAGAACCTGATGGACAACGAGATCGAAACCCACCACGAGGATGCCGAGCTGCCCGTCAACACCATCCAGTCGATGGCGGAAGCCATGCCGGCCTTCGGCATCGTGGCGGCGGTGGTGGGCGTGGTGCACACCATGGCCTCGGTGGGCCTGCCTCCCTCGGAGCTGGGCGTGCTGATCGCCGGAGCGCTGGTGGGCACCTTCATCGGCATCCTGCTGTCCTATGGCTTCGTGGGTCCGCTGGCCCAGCTGCTGCGCCGCAAGCACATGGAACAGGCCAAGATGTACCAGTGCGTCAAGGTGACGCTGCTGGCGAGCCTGAACGGCTATGCGCCCGCCCTCTCCGTGGAGTTCGGCCGCAAGGTGATCTCGGCCACCGAGCGGCCCTCGTTCCTGGAACTGGACAAGCAGGTGCGCACCGTGAAGGTCAAGTAA
- the prmB gene encoding 50S ribosomal protein L3 N(5)-glutamine methyltransferase produces MDTTLFTTPRDLLRYATTRFNAAKLFFGHGSAEAFDEAAYLILHTLKLPLDKLDPFLDARLLPEEVQQVMAVIERRATDRIPAAYITNEAWLGTYNFYVDERTIVPRSYIAELIPQYFAPWVNEPEGIANILELCTGSGCLAIMMADAFPDAVVDAVDISPDALDVARRNVDTYKLQDRVNLIQSDLYANVPDKKYDLIITNPPYVNSGSMAKLPQEYLHEPQIALDGGADGMDLVRKIVEGAAGRLTDEGLLIVEIGNEKEFAEAAFGHLGLTWLTTSQGDDMVFLLTADQLKL; encoded by the coding sequence ATGGATACCACGCTCTTTACGACGCCGCGCGACCTGCTGCGCTATGCCACCACCCGTTTCAACGCGGCCAAGCTGTTCTTCGGCCATGGCAGCGCGGAAGCCTTCGACGAGGCGGCCTACCTGATCCTGCACACCCTCAAGCTGCCGCTGGACAAGCTGGATCCGTTCCTGGATGCGCGCCTGCTGCCGGAAGAAGTGCAGCAGGTAATGGCCGTCATCGAGCGCCGCGCCACGGACCGCATTCCGGCCGCCTACATCACGAACGAAGCCTGGCTGGGCACCTATAACTTCTACGTGGACGAGCGCACCATCGTGCCGCGCTCCTACATCGCCGAGCTCATTCCGCAGTACTTCGCGCCCTGGGTCAACGAACCGGAAGGCATCGCGAACATCCTCGAACTGTGCACGGGCTCCGGTTGCCTGGCCATCATGATGGCCGACGCCTTCCCGGACGCGGTGGTCGACGCGGTCGACATCTCGCCGGACGCGCTGGACGTCGCACGCCGCAACGTGGACACCTACAAGCTGCAGGACCGCGTGAACCTGATCCAGTCCGACCTCTACGCGAACGTGCCGGACAAGAAGTACGACCTGATCATTACCAATCCTCCCTATGTGAATTCGGGCTCCATGGCGAAACTGCCGCAGGAATACCTGCACGAGCCGCAGATCGCCCTGGACGGCGGCGCGGACGGCATGGACCTGGTGCGCAAGATCGTGGAAGGCGCAGCGGGCCGCCTCACCGACGAGGGCCTGCTGATCGTCGAAATCGGGAATGAAAAAGAATTCGCGGAAGCGGCCTTCGGCCATCTCGGCCTGACCTGGCTCACCACCAGCCAGGGCGACGACATGGTCTTCCTGCTGACCGCAGACCAACTGAAACTATGA
- a CDS encoding Mut7-C ubiquitin/RNAse domain-containing protein translates to MVTARFRLYEELRDFLPRERRDTAFDAPCARNATVKHMLEALGAPHTEIGPVRRNGRAASLDDLLADGDLVEAWPLAPAPPPHSPPRFVADAHLGGLARFLRMAGFDTLYENGFADDAIETIASIEHRIVLTRDRELLKRSGVLRGCYVRALKPEPQLREVFLRYSLAPAVRPFSLCLNCNTPLRPIDKAAIADRLPPSVRASHEHFQHCPSCGGVFWQGSHWRRMRALIASIAPGATT, encoded by the coding sequence ATGGTGACGGCCCGCTTCCGCCTGTACGAAGAACTCAGGGACTTCCTGCCGCGCGAGCGGCGGGATACGGCGTTCGACGCGCCCTGTGCCCGGAACGCCACCGTGAAGCACATGCTGGAAGCGCTGGGCGCGCCGCATACCGAAATCGGCCCGGTGCGCCGTAACGGCCGGGCGGCTTCGCTGGACGATCTGCTGGCCGATGGCGACCTGGTGGAAGCCTGGCCTCTCGCTCCGGCGCCGCCGCCGCACTCGCCGCCCCGCTTCGTCGCCGACGCGCATCTCGGCGGGCTGGCGCGCTTCCTGCGCATGGCCGGTTTCGACACCCTGTACGAAAACGGCTTCGCGGACGACGCCATTGAAACCATCGCCAGCATCGAGCACCGCATCGTGCTGACGCGCGACCGCGAGCTGCTGAAGCGGAGCGGCGTGCTGCGCGGCTGCTATGTGAGGGCGCTGAAGCCGGAACCGCAGCTGCGCGAGGTCTTCCTCCGCTACAGCCTTGCCCCGGCGGTGCGCCCCTTCTCGCTCTGCCTGAACTGCAATACGCCGCTGCGCCCTATCGATAAGGCCGCCATCGCAGACCGCCTCCCGCCCTCGGTGCGCGCCAGCCACGAGCACTTCCAGCATTGCCCCAGCTGCGGCGGCGTGTTCTGGCAAGGCTCGCACTGGCGCCGGATGCGCGCCCTCATCGCGTCCATCGCTCCCGGTGCGACGACGTAA
- a CDS encoding ArsC family reductase, giving the protein MTTLYGIPNCDTVKKARTWLAGQQQDFTFHDFRKQGLTEAIVQEWLKHVDWETLVNRKGTTWRGLPDERKASVTDAASATQLMLEFPSVIKRPVLQTPSASHVGFSDAQYRQIFQL; this is encoded by the coding sequence ATGACGACACTCTACGGTATCCCCAACTGCGACACAGTGAAAAAGGCCCGCACCTGGCTCGCCGGGCAGCAGCAGGACTTCACCTTCCACGACTTCAGGAAGCAGGGCCTGACCGAGGCCATCGTCCAGGAGTGGCTCAAGCACGTGGACTGGGAAACGCTCGTCAACAGGAAGGGCACCACCTGGCGCGGCCTGCCCGATGAGCGCAAGGCCTCTGTCACCGACGCGGCCAGCGCCACACAGCTGATGCTGGAGTTCCCCTCCGTGATCAAGCGCCCCGTGCTGCAAACCCCGTCCGCCAGCCACGTCGGCTTCTCGGACGCCCAATACCGACAAATCTTCCAGCTGTAA